The Rhizobium indicum sequence ACCCCTGTTGGCTTCCGACAATCAAAATCGCAATAAAAGTTCGAGGAGTTCGCCTCGTTGAAGAGATTCACCGCGAGAAGTCGGAACTGTTTTGCTGGGCGCTCGTTAAAAAACGCGGCGGGGGAACCAGAGATGACCAAGTCGAAATTAGAATGGCTTGCGCGGGCTGGATATAGCGCCCGAGGCATTGTGTTTTTGCTCGTTGCTGCGCTGGCAGTTTTTTCGAGCTTCGGCGGCGGAAAGGCCGATACCAAATTAGCGCTCGACGCTGTCTTGGAACAGCCATTGGGCCGGGTGTGGCTGGGCTTGATAGGGCTCGGGCTACTCGGCTTTGTAGCATGGCGGCTTGCCCAGTCCATCGCAAACGCAGACAACCATGACCACAGTGTGAAAAGCTACCTGATCCGTGCCGCCCTCCTCGGGAGCGCCGTGACCTACATGGGGTTGGCGATATACGCCTTTCAGGACGCCCTTGGTTTTGGATCCGGTGGCGACGGCGGAGAAAAGGGCTTGGCAGCCTGGGCCATGTCGCAACCGTTTGGTCGATTCCTAGCTGGTGCGATTGGTCTCGGCTTTGTCGTTGGCGGTGCTGTTACCGCGCTGAAAGGTATCACACGGCGATTTGAGCGATATCTGACGCTCGGTCAAAGTCGACCTCTGTTATTGGTTTGCGTCTATGGGCTGGTTTCCCGCGGGGTCGTTTTCGTGATCGTCGGCGTCTTCTTTTGCTATGCGGCCTTCACCGTCGATCCGGGCCAGGCAGGGAGCATAAGTGATGCCTTGACCTTCGTGAGGCAGCTTCCTTTCGGAGCTGTTCTCTACCTCGTCGTGGCTATCGGCTTGGCTGCGTTCGGAATCTATAATTTGGTCGAGGCACGATATCGAACCGTGTCGACACCAAAACTCTCGCAGGTACGGTCGGAACTGCCACTATCTCACAACTGAGAAGCATTCGAGAAGAGTCATGTCAACCTTGATGTCCATGACGGCTTTGACTTCGGCGGCGCTGGTGCTCATGCGTCCAACCCGTACTTCTGCAGCGAGCGCGTGCGCTTTGAATGCCGCCGCCTCGGTTTACGGGTGGTGGGAGTTTTTCATTTAGGGGGAGATCAAACTTGAGTGTCGCGATCACGCGTGAGGATTTCGATAGAAGCAAATGTTTTGCAGGGATCGCACGCGGTATTGCGGGAGCATTGCTTTTCGCGCTGCCCATGTTCATGACCATGGAAATGTGGGAGCTCGGCTTCTACATGGACCGCAGCCGCCTGTTTCTCTTGCTGATCGTCAATATTCCCCTTCTCGTCATTCTC is a genomic window containing:
- a CDS encoding DUF1206 domain-containing protein; its protein translation is MTKSKLEWLARAGYSARGIVFLLVAALAVFSSFGGGKADTKLALDAVLEQPLGRVWLGLIGLGLLGFVAWRLAQSIANADNHDHSVKSYLIRAALLGSAVTYMGLAIYAFQDALGFGSGGDGGEKGLAAWAMSQPFGRFLAGAIGLGFVVGGAVTALKGITRRFERYLTLGQSRPLLLVCVYGLVSRGVVFVIVGVFFCYAAFTVDPGQAGSISDALTFVRQLPFGAVLYLVVAIGLAAFGIYNLVEARYRTVSTPKLSQVRSELPLSHN